The Glycine soja cultivar W05 chromosome 8, ASM419377v2, whole genome shotgun sequence genome has a window encoding:
- the LOC114422876 gene encoding probable lysine-specific demethylase ELF6: protein MGFRKLQVSCHLIRLTQHLGEFVVTFPRAYHVGFNHGFNCGEAANFGTPQWFRVTKEAVVRRATMNYLPTFPSTTLDVQRLKSYNL, encoded by the exons ATGGGATTTAGAAAGCTTCAAGTGTCATGCCATCTGATCAG GTTAACTCAGCACCTTGGTGAATTTGTTGTGACGTTTCCAAGAGCTTATCATGTAGGATTCAACCACg GTTTTAACTGTGGGGAAGCTGCTAACTTTGGAACTCCACAATGGTTTAGAGTAACTAAGGAAGCTGTAGTGCGTAGAGCTACAATGAACTATCTTCCTACTTTCCCATCAACTACTCTGGATGTGCAAAggttgaaaagttataacctcTAG